One window from the genome of Cryptomeria japonica chromosome 6, Sugi_1.0, whole genome shotgun sequence encodes:
- the LOC131077634 gene encoding inactive poly [ADP-ribose] polymerase RCD1 → MKCEKKHFCRLGRKILERAQMKLKQRNKYSFLSSGRGTFKWGRKNGINRGKDKCSKCSCVYQCCSGKAALHNYENFRKSSVPMRVMYFWNGSWNDFSVQVLDSLRVEFLAGMPTVELVIDGSPYLVDFLRMLQIDLRAGCQRSIAWIDVNGSCFFPKFIIEGNADEEFAPKVEVEIEIRISPTEASNADNCDTVAANMEVSKTEQVCFPGSFGVSKTRINKLPGDFKLLTKVPNLKPVADVVSMNGPKLDGLIKKSSSEGRTGANELDRDLRNTNLCKDPKPEPVSELPTNAFKAKHFLHKTSTEVRTGTDELDRGLLDAGMSKLPRSQLENATLPRVFTGATQLENGIQVSRDEVGGGVINHNLLSESQQCSSLVTCEFEQLGDKLIKLVDCDKEYVPVKNCFLTGLNKIGLATNVTGIYRNSHTGRLGQARLQVFNKQVEITRNSRGNANVKYAWHGASSTSISSIILHGFSNNRLLDGGPAYGFGVYLAPEDCSYLSVPFSDLDSNGEQYVVLCRVILGNVEEVPLGSHQFHPSCEKFDSGINDISNPKHYIVWSTHMNTHILPEYVVSFKAPHQSTACSDGLKANEAVSDICRNTRSDLQCTQVANEFSVYEMEPCIDNNKENQHKVQVPRRESVPMPGSGHMPFMDLLSIIGNFLPTAHIKLLERQYTQYKAGRISRDMFIRKVRMIAGDKLLIEVIRNIKGRNIKGQVTRAKRVPQSLFDSERINMDDRSTLFMGQAIQDGGSQVLLPKVTTIRAANAREFQQ, encoded by the exons atgaagtgcGAAAAGAAGCATTTCTGTCGGCTTGGCAGAAAGATTTTGGAGAGAGCTCAAATGAAACTAAAACAACGAAATAAATATAGTTTCTTGTCCTCAGGAAGAGGAACATTTAAGTGGGGACGGAAAAATGGAATTAACCGTGGCAAGGACAAGTGTTCGAAATGTAGTTGTGTGTATCAGTGCTGTTCTGGCAAGGCAGCGTTGCATAACTATGAGAATTTTCGTAAGAGTTCAGTGCCAATGAGGGTGATGTATTTTTGGAATGGCTCATGGAATGATTTTTCTGTCCAAGTTTTGGATTCTCTTAGAGTTGAGTTTTTGGCTGGCATGCCCACTGTAGAGTTGGTgatagatggttcaccatatctcGTTGATTTTTTGCGAATGCTGCAAATAGATTTGAGGGCCGGCTGTCAAAGGTCCATTGCCTGGATTGATGTGAATGGATCATGCTTTTTCCCTAAATTTATCATTGAGGGTAACGCCGATGAAGAATTTGCTCCTAAAGTTGAGGTTGAGATTGAAATTCGAATAAGCCCAACTGAGGCCTCGAATGCTGATAATTGTGATACAGTTGCTGCTAATATGGAGGTTTCGAAAACTGAGCAAGTTTGTTTTCCGGGTAGTTTCGGAGTTTCGAAAACAAGGATAAATAAGCTTCCTGGTGACTTTAAGCTCTTGACCAAGGTTCCAAATTTGAAGCCTGTGGCTGATGTGGTATCAATGAATGGCCCTAAATTAGATGGACTGATCAAGAAATCTTCATCTGAGGGCCGCACTGGTGCAAATGAATTGGATAGAGATCTAAGAAATACAAACTTGTGTAAGGATCCAAAGCCAGAGCCTGTGAGTGAGTTACCAACAAATGCTTTCAAAGCAAAGCACTTTCTTCATAAAACATCAACTGAGGTGCGAACAGGTACAGATGAATTGGACAGAGGCCTTTTGGATGCAGGCATGTCTAAGCTTCCAAGAAGCCAACTAGAGAATGCAACATTGCCCAGGGTCTTCACAGGTGCAACACAGTTGGAGAACGGTATCCAGGTATCGCGTGATGAGGTTGGGGGTGGTGTCATTAATCACAATTTGCTTTCTGAATCCCAACAATGTTCTAGTCTTGTGACTTGTGAATTTGAACAGCTGGGAGACAAACTGATCAAATTAGTGGATTGCGATAAAGAGTATGTACCTGTGAAAAATTGTTTCCTTACTGGCCTAAATAAAATTGGACTTGCAACCAATGTTACTGGTATTTATCGAAATTCACATACAGGTAGGCTGGGACAGGCTCGGTTGCAGGTTTTCAACAAGCAGGTTGAGATAACAAGAAATTCTCGTGGTAATGCAAATGTTAAATATGCATGGCATGGGGCATCCTCTACAAGTATATCATCAATTATACTGCATGGTTTTAGCAATAACAGGTTACTGGATGGTGGTCCGGCATATGGTTTTGGTGTTTATCTCGCTCCAGAAGATTGCTCCTATTTGAG TGTTCCATTTTCAGACTTAGACAGTAATGGTGAACAGTATGTTGTGTTGTGCCGAGTTATTTTGGGGAATGTTGAGGAAGTTCCTCTTGGCTCTCATCAGTTTCATCCCAGCTGTGAGAAGTTTGATTCTGGCATTAATGATATCAGCAATCCAAAGCATTACATTGTATGGAGCACTCACATGAATACACACATTTTGCCAGAATATGTTGTCAGTTTTAAGGCTCCTCACCAGTCCACTG CTTGTTCAGATGGATTGAAAGCAAATGAAGCCGTTTCTGATATTTGCAGAAATACGAGGAGTGATTTGCAATGTACTCAAGTAGCCAATGAATTTTCTGTTTATGAGATG GAGCCTTGCATAGACAACAACAAAGAAAACCAGCATAAGGTACAGGTTCCTAGAAGAGAATCTGTGCCAATGCCCGGTTCAGGTCACATGCCATTTATGGACTTACTATCTATTATTGGAAATTTTCTTCCTACAGCTCATATTAAATTATTGGAACGTCAATACACTCAGTACAAG GCAGGAAGAATTAGCAGAGATATGTTCATAAGGAAGGTGAGGATGATTGCTGGTGATAAGTTGCTGATTGAAGTTATTCGAAACATTAAAGGACGAAACATTAAAGGACAG GTGACTAGAGCAAAGCGTGTTCCCCAATCTCTTTTTGATTCAGAGAGAATTAACATGGATGATCGATCTACCTTATTTATGGGTCAG GCAATACAGGACGGTGGATCTCAAGTTTTATTGCCAAAGGTTACTACTATCAGAGCTGCAAATGCACGGGAGTTTCAGCAATAG